The Rhipicephalus sanguineus isolate Rsan-2018 chromosome 7, BIME_Rsan_1.4, whole genome shotgun sequence genome includes a window with the following:
- the LOC119399620 gene encoding uncharacterized protein LOC119399620: MVNCAVFGCKSRTKNRTDDQNAAPVKFFSLPSVIKYQCQRTEELTARRRAEWFRRINRRDMDYAGTNYKVCEKHFISGRPAYAMAEADPDWAPSLHLGYEKKANSESRAARYRRRLNRAADAVRNVSKHHVDVHLLTSNTDDDTEPPMPNLVEGTPVEERNDEQEETLTFFLADI, encoded by the exons ATGGTGAACTGCGCCGTGTTTGGATGCAAGAGCCGCACGAAAAACAGGACCGACGATCAGAATGCTGCCCCTGTAAAGTTCTTCTCGCTGCCGAGTGTGATAAAGTACCAGTGTCAACGAACGGAAGAGCTAACAGCACGGAGGAGGGCGGAATGGTTTCGCCGCATTAACCGCCGAGACATGGACTACGCCGGGACCAACTACAAGGTCTGCGAGAAACACTTCATTTCTG GTCGTCCCGCTTACGCGATGGCCGAAGCGGATCCTGACTGGGCGCCGTCTTTGCATCTCGGCTACGAGAAGAAGGCGAACAGTGAATCTCGCGCCGCTCG GTACAGGAGAAGGCTCAACCGTGCCGCGGATGCCGTGAGGAATGTGTCAAAGCACCACGTAGATGTCCACTTGCTCACATCCAACACGGATGACGACACTGAACCGCCCATGCCAAATCTGGTCGAGGGCACGCCTGTTGAAGAACGGAATGATGAGCAAGAGGAgactctcactttctttcttgcggacatttga